One segment of Rubripirellula amarantea DNA contains the following:
- a CDS encoding TIGR03032 family protein, whose amino-acid sequence MKPNETNDDEIVPPALREVKYEYTPALVDILTHLNTTILVSTYQAGKLLVLGAKDGKLTISFLDYEQPMGLAVSPHRIAVGSRRQMHFLVPAHETQERDSKYDSCYVPRTSFYTGNVHGHDLAWGREGLWVVNTLFSCLSTLHEDYSFVPRWKPPFISQLIDQDRCHLNGMAMVEGEPKFVTAMSQTDTAAGWRPNKANGGVVMEVPSGDVMCSNLSMPHSPRFYSDRLWVLDSGRGAFGYIDQSSGKYQTVEQLPGYTRGLSFAGQFAFVGLSKIRETSVFGGVPIAEKRDELRCGVGVIDLTTGKTVAVFQFHSGVTEIFAVEALRGFSNPLIAGASVDQQEREVWIVPNPNGPIPVVKPSVPLFATPSIDGGSSSGDLSPAQLIDLGNKRQEQGNQPSAMLCYQRALEIDPKCIPALQNLGYLAFNMGEAEKASDVYDRLLAIEPSAINYLLAASVLPVIYDSEAEVQHWRERQLKVLEDLAATGEQVDATKSLVPTCFFAAYKGLNDRDVMQRRAAAVKGTDFTSRQRAERSDNRLRVGFVSAYFRNHTIGRLNIGRLENLSREKIHLSVIYAGREQDEMSERFRATADDYIRLPRDLPSAIATMSELDLDVLAHADVGMDSLTQTLAFSRFAPVQAATWGHPDTTGSTMMDYFISSVGLESENSSEAYSEDLVLLPSLGIQYERPSLPEKHKIRNDLGLSDDANLYGCPQTLFKFHPDFDEILAGILEADPIAELVLLEGRLPEWTHRLRRRFRRTLPEAGKRVRFLPALPHEDFLSLVANVNVLLDPIHFGGGNSSLEALAIETPLVTMRGDYLRSRITSTIYESVDFTDLIAGDAEQYIGLATRVVNDDDFRVNVLRKIRDASKALFDQAGQADELEHCLLTMTKAG is encoded by the coding sequence ATGAAGCCCAACGAAACGAACGACGACGAAATTGTGCCACCAGCATTGCGGGAGGTTAAGTATGAATACACACCTGCTCTCGTCGATATCTTGACCCATCTCAATACGACCATTTTGGTATCGACCTATCAAGCTGGCAAATTGTTAGTGCTTGGTGCGAAAGATGGGAAACTAACAATCTCTTTCTTGGACTACGAGCAACCGATGGGGCTGGCGGTAAGTCCGCATCGGATCGCCGTGGGTTCGCGCCGGCAAATGCACTTCTTAGTTCCAGCTCATGAAACTCAGGAGCGTGATTCGAAGTATGACAGTTGTTATGTGCCTCGCACAAGTTTCTATACGGGCAATGTTCACGGGCATGACTTGGCATGGGGAAGGGAAGGCTTGTGGGTCGTCAATACTCTGTTTTCGTGTTTGTCGACGCTGCACGAAGACTACAGCTTCGTGCCGCGATGGAAGCCACCTTTCATTTCGCAGTTGATCGATCAAGATCGCTGTCACCTAAACGGCATGGCGATGGTTGAAGGCGAGCCCAAGTTCGTGACGGCGATGAGCCAAACCGACACGGCCGCAGGCTGGCGACCGAATAAGGCCAATGGCGGTGTGGTAATGGAAGTGCCTAGTGGTGATGTGATGTGCAGCAATCTTTCGATGCCACATTCGCCTCGTTTTTATTCTGACCGATTGTGGGTTCTCGATTCTGGGCGGGGTGCGTTTGGTTATATCGATCAATCCAGCGGTAAGTATCAAACTGTTGAGCAACTTCCTGGTTACACTCGCGGATTATCTTTTGCCGGTCAATTTGCCTTCGTTGGGCTATCAAAGATTCGCGAGACGTCGGTATTTGGTGGGGTGCCAATAGCTGAAAAGCGTGATGAGCTTCGCTGCGGTGTCGGTGTGATTGATCTGACGACCGGCAAGACCGTAGCGGTTTTTCAATTTCATAGCGGCGTGACAGAAATTTTTGCGGTTGAGGCGCTGCGAGGATTTAGCAATCCGCTGATTGCCGGTGCATCGGTTGATCAACAGGAACGTGAAGTTTGGATCGTGCCAAATCCAAACGGACCGATTCCAGTGGTCAAACCCAGCGTGCCGCTGTTTGCGACGCCTTCTATTGACGGGGGATCATCATCAGGGGACTTGTCTCCTGCTCAATTGATCGATCTGGGGAATAAGCGACAAGAACAGGGTAACCAACCATCAGCGATGTTGTGTTACCAACGTGCATTGGAGATTGATCCCAAGTGCATTCCGGCTTTGCAAAATCTCGGCTATCTGGCGTTCAATATGGGCGAAGCTGAAAAAGCAAGCGACGTCTATGATCGGCTGCTCGCGATTGAGCCTTCGGCGATCAATTACCTGCTCGCTGCTTCGGTCTTGCCAGTGATTTATGACTCAGAAGCGGAAGTGCAGCATTGGCGAGAACGTCAGTTGAAGGTCCTTGAAGACTTGGCTGCTACCGGCGAGCAAGTGGACGCGACCAAGAGTTTAGTACCCACATGCTTCTTCGCGGCATATAAGGGGCTCAACGATCGTGACGTGATGCAGCGACGCGCAGCAGCGGTGAAGGGAACCGATTTTACATCTCGTCAGAGAGCTGAGCGAAGCGATAACAGACTGCGAGTTGGTTTCGTTTCGGCATACTTCCGCAACCACACGATTGGGCGTTTAAATATCGGGCGGCTTGAAAATCTTAGTCGTGAAAAAATTCACTTGAGCGTGATTTATGCCGGACGAGAACAGGACGAGATGAGTGAGCGATTTAGAGCGACGGCTGACGATTACATCCGTTTGCCGCGTGACTTACCTTCCGCAATCGCGACAATGTCAGAATTGGATTTGGATGTGCTTGCGCACGCCGATGTCGGCATGGACTCGCTAACGCAAACACTCGCTTTTTCTCGTTTCGCACCTGTTCAGGCAGCAACCTGGGGCCATCCCGATACAACGGGAAGCACGATGATGGATTACTTCATTTCCAGTGTGGGCTTAGAGTCCGAGAACAGTTCGGAGGCCTATTCCGAGGATTTGGTTCTTCTTCCGTCATTGGGGATTCAGTACGAGCGTCCTTCGCTTCCCGAAAAACATAAGATCCGCAACGATTTGGGTTTGTCTGATGATGCGAATCTGTACGGGTGTCCCCAGACGCTGTTCAAGTTTCATCCTGATTTTGACGAGATTCTTGCGGGCATTTTGGAGGCAGACCCGATCGCTGAGTTAGTGTTGTTGGAAGGCCGACTGCCCGAGTGGACCCACCGACTGCGAAGGCGATTTCGACGCACTTTGCCTGAGGCGGGAAAACGAGTGCGTTTCTTGCCTGCACTGCCGCATGAGGACTTTCTCTCGCTCGTTGCCAATGTCAATGTGTTGCTTGATCCAATTCATTTTGGTGGCGGGAACAGTTCGCTGGAGGCGCTCGCAATCGAAACGCCTCTGGTGACGATGCGAGGCGACTACTTGCGCAGTCGAATTACGAGCACAATTTATGAGAGCGTGGACTTTACCGATTTGATTGCGGGTGACGCAGAACAATATATCGGGTTAGCAACACGAGTCGTTAATGACGATGATTTCCGAGTTAACGTGCTGCGAAAAATTCGCGATGCGTCCAAAGCATTGTTCGATCAAGCCGGACAGGCCGATGAGCTAGAGCATTGTCTGTTGACGATGACCAAAGCAGGCTAG
- a CDS encoding vWA domain-containing protein yields MKRPAMKWLAVQRLTTNHLTTNRLAIPCLPISHPSLSKLVAFTFSILVAGCGQQQRGYVHSTIDDAMYLHESAEDDHAPDLRDSDSDRHDVIDTHPFISAAHQPLSTFSIDVDTASYSKVRQHLRDYRRLPRPDAVRIEELVNYFDYQYALPDPESSEPIATRFAVTNCPWNDDHQLVRIALKGRDIDWRQRDPANLVLLIDTSGSMEASNKLPLLQRSLLLLLSQLSPQDRIAIVAYAGSAGLVLNSTAANERDEISRAIRSLRPYGSTNGGDGLRLAYQIARDHFQSNGVNRVLLCTDGDFNVGQRSNDELVRMIERESASGIDLTVLGFGMGNLNDSMLEQISNRGNGNYAFIDSASEARKVLVQQVTSTLVTIAKDVKIQVELNPKAVAGYRLLGYENRLLSNEDFNDDSVDAGEIGAGHTVTAFYEIIPAGLTTDILRDIDPLKYSAAKTPVADPNAGELMTVKLRYKLPGESNSRWSEHVVVNDSTRFDLADADFRFAAAVAGFGMSLRQVDQGKPWKLADIQQVAQSALGNDSTGLRSEFVNLVQTAAQLSER; encoded by the coding sequence ATGAAGCGTCCCGCCATGAAGTGGTTAGCCGTGCAGCGCTTAACCACGAATCATTTAACCACGAATCGTTTGGCCATTCCCTGCCTACCCATCTCACATCCTTCCTTAAGCAAACTGGTCGCCTTCACATTTTCAATCTTGGTTGCCGGATGTGGCCAGCAACAACGAGGTTACGTTCATTCGACGATTGACGATGCAATGTACCTTCATGAGTCTGCTGAAGATGACCATGCCCCTGACCTACGAGACTCGGATTCGGATCGACACGATGTGATCGATACTCATCCCTTCATCAGTGCCGCTCATCAGCCGCTAAGTACATTCTCGATTGACGTCGACACCGCGTCTTACAGCAAGGTGCGCCAACACTTGCGAGACTACCGACGCCTGCCGCGGCCTGACGCTGTTAGGATCGAAGAACTGGTGAACTACTTCGATTACCAATACGCATTGCCCGATCCCGAGAGCAGCGAACCGATCGCGACTAGGTTCGCAGTTACAAATTGTCCCTGGAATGATGACCATCAACTTGTTCGAATCGCACTCAAGGGACGCGATATTGACTGGCGACAAAGAGACCCTGCCAACTTGGTGCTACTGATTGACACGTCCGGTTCCATGGAAGCGTCTAATAAGTTGCCACTGTTACAACGCAGCTTGCTGTTGCTGCTCTCGCAATTGTCGCCCCAAGATCGAATTGCCATCGTTGCTTATGCGGGATCGGCTGGCTTGGTTCTGAATTCGACCGCCGCAAACGAACGAGACGAGATAAGTCGAGCGATCCGTTCACTTCGCCCGTACGGATCCACCAACGGAGGCGATGGCTTGCGGCTTGCCTACCAAATTGCTCGCGATCACTTTCAATCCAATGGCGTCAATCGAGTCCTCCTTTGCACCGATGGCGACTTCAATGTCGGCCAACGTAGCAACGATGAGCTCGTTCGCATGATCGAACGGGAATCTGCTAGCGGGATTGACTTGACAGTGCTTGGATTCGGGATGGGAAACCTGAACGATTCGATGCTCGAACAGATCAGCAATCGCGGAAACGGCAACTATGCATTCATCGATTCGGCTAGCGAAGCTCGGAAAGTACTGGTCCAACAGGTGACCTCGACACTGGTCACGATCGCCAAAGATGTGAAGATTCAAGTCGAATTGAATCCCAAGGCCGTCGCTGGATATCGGTTGCTGGGTTACGAAAATCGGTTGCTTTCCAATGAGGACTTCAATGACGATTCCGTTGACGCAGGAGAAATCGGCGCCGGCCACACGGTTACCGCGTTCTACGAGATCATCCCCGCTGGCTTAACTACCGATATCCTGAGGGATATCGATCCGCTGAAGTACTCCGCCGCGAAAACTCCTGTTGCCGATCCCAATGCAGGTGAATTGATGACTGTGAAGCTACGCTACAAACTGCCGGGGGAATCTAACAGTCGCTGGAGCGAACATGTCGTCGTCAACGACTCGACTCGATTTGATCTCGCCGATGCAGACTTCCGATTCGCAGCCGCGGTGGCCGGTTTCGGAATGTCATTGCGTCAGGTAGATCAGGGCAAACCATGGAAGCTTGCCGACATCCAGCAGGTCGCACAGTCCGCCCTCGGGAATGACTCCACAGGCCTTCGAAGTGAATTTGTCAACCTAGTACAAACAGCCGCCCAACTAAGCGAACGGTGA
- the gcvP gene encoding aminomethyl-transferring glycine dehydrogenase, whose amino-acid sequence MSVTLPGTTSSSQTSTMLDFADGFIRRHIGPSASEMVVMLDELGFDSLDSFTDATVPAEIRLDHDLDIPAPRGEREFLIALKTIASKNKVYRSCIGMGYTGTVTPPVILRNVLENPGWYTQYTPYQAEIAQGRLEALLNFQTMIADLTGLPLAGASLLDEATAAAEAMGMCASIANHKKTGFYAADDCHPQTLALLKTRATGLGIDLKVGPIEDIDFAHGEGGLCGVLVQYPTTDGQIVDYRDLAKQAADSKCLLVAAADLLALTVLTPPGEWGADICIGSAQRFGVPMGLGGPHAAFISTHDKFARKLPGRLIGVSKDSHGDRALRMAIQTREQHIRRDKATSNICTAQALLAIISSFYAVYHGPDGLKQIATRTQAFTGALALGLEKLGHKILGNGTIFDTIRIELGKGRRHAARQVADAARERQINLREYADGTLGVTLDETTDRALVADLLAAFNFGHYTGFDVDALLAEFDQAGRLALGVHQRTSEYLTHPVFHQHRSETQLLRYIFKLMGRDLSLAHSMIALGSCTMKLNATSEMIPVTWTEFADIHPFAPDTQWRGYTHLFRELEQWLCEVTGFAAVSLQPNAGAQGEYAGLLVIRAYHEHMAKKAGVENRRHVCLIPTSAHGTNPASAVMAGMKVIPVACNDRGDVDMDDLKAKAETHADDLSALMITYPSTHGVFESTIREVCDIIHRHGGQVYMDGANMNAQVGLTSPGNCGADVCHLNLHKTFCIPHGGGGPGMGPIAVASQLAPFLPEHPVERPDTAGEFAIGPVSAAPYGSPSILTISYVYIAMMGAAGLKQATQVAILNANYMAKRLSDHYDILYTDANGRVAHEFIVDCRAFEKSADVKIEDIAKRLMDYGFHGPTMSWPVPGTLMIEPTESESKDELDRFCDAMIAIRKEIAAIEAGEMDRQDNPLKNSPHTMGEVGSDNWSHPYTREQAAWPMKWLRDAKFWPTVGRIDNTYGDRNLVCSCPPMENYGE is encoded by the coding sequence ATGAGCGTCACCCTTCCCGGCACGACTTCCTCCTCTCAAACATCAACCATGCTCGACTTTGCGGACGGATTCATTCGCCGGCATATTGGCCCCTCAGCTAGTGAAATGGTGGTGATGCTCGACGAGCTAGGGTTTGATTCACTTGATTCATTCACCGACGCCACGGTGCCGGCCGAAATTCGTCTCGACCACGACTTGGACATCCCTGCACCGCGGGGCGAACGTGAATTCTTGATCGCGCTGAAGACGATTGCTTCGAAGAACAAGGTTTACCGTTCTTGCATCGGAATGGGGTATACCGGGACTGTGACGCCACCGGTGATCCTCCGCAATGTTCTTGAAAATCCCGGCTGGTACACCCAATACACTCCTTACCAAGCTGAAATCGCTCAGGGGCGTTTGGAAGCGTTGTTAAACTTTCAGACCATGATTGCCGATTTGACGGGCCTACCGCTCGCCGGTGCAAGCTTGCTCGATGAAGCCACCGCCGCTGCTGAAGCGATGGGGATGTGTGCTTCGATTGCCAATCACAAGAAGACTGGTTTTTATGCCGCGGACGATTGCCATCCGCAAACGCTTGCGTTGCTAAAGACCCGAGCAACCGGTTTGGGGATCGATTTGAAGGTCGGTCCGATCGAGGACATCGATTTTGCGCATGGTGAGGGCGGTTTGTGCGGTGTCTTGGTTCAGTACCCAACGACCGACGGACAGATTGTCGATTACCGCGATCTCGCCAAGCAAGCTGCTGACAGCAAGTGTTTGCTCGTAGCCGCTGCTGACCTGCTTGCATTGACTGTTCTGACACCGCCGGGCGAATGGGGCGCAGACATCTGCATCGGAAGTGCACAACGGTTCGGAGTTCCAATGGGACTCGGTGGGCCTCACGCAGCCTTCATATCCACCCACGACAAGTTCGCTCGCAAGCTACCGGGACGTCTGATCGGGGTATCTAAGGATTCGCATGGCGATCGCGCGTTGCGGATGGCAATTCAAACTCGCGAGCAGCACATTCGTCGCGACAAGGCGACCAGCAATATATGCACGGCTCAAGCATTGTTAGCAATCATCAGTTCGTTCTACGCTGTCTACCATGGACCCGATGGGCTGAAGCAAATCGCCACACGAACCCAAGCGTTTACTGGCGCGTTGGCATTGGGATTGGAAAAGCTCGGCCATAAGATTTTGGGCAATGGAACCATTTTTGACACCATTCGCATTGAGCTTGGTAAAGGCCGGCGTCATGCCGCTCGTCAAGTTGCCGATGCCGCTCGAGAACGCCAAATCAATCTGCGCGAGTACGCTGACGGGACACTCGGCGTCACGCTTGATGAGACCACCGATCGCGCTTTGGTGGCTGACTTATTGGCTGCCTTCAACTTCGGTCACTACACCGGTTTCGATGTCGATGCGTTGCTCGCTGAGTTTGACCAAGCGGGTCGATTGGCGCTAGGAGTTCACCAACGAACGAGCGAATACCTGACGCATCCTGTTTTTCATCAGCACCGAAGTGAAACGCAGTTGTTGCGTTACATCTTCAAGTTGATGGGACGCGATTTATCGCTGGCGCATTCAATGATCGCGTTGGGATCGTGCACGATGAAGCTCAATGCAACGAGCGAGATGATTCCGGTCACGTGGACCGAGTTCGCCGACATTCATCCGTTCGCACCTGATACGCAGTGGCGCGGTTACACGCATTTGTTCCGTGAACTCGAGCAATGGCTTTGCGAAGTCACCGGCTTCGCGGCGGTGTCGTTGCAACCTAACGCGGGCGCCCAAGGTGAATACGCGGGCTTGTTGGTGATTCGTGCCTACCACGAACACATGGCCAAGAAAGCGGGCGTTGAAAATCGTCGCCATGTTTGTTTGATTCCCACATCGGCCCACGGAACCAACCCTGCTTCGGCTGTGATGGCGGGCATGAAGGTCATTCCGGTCGCTTGCAATGATCGTGGCGATGTCGATATGGATGACTTGAAAGCGAAAGCGGAAACGCATGCGGATGACTTGTCGGCACTGATGATCACTTATCCATCAACGCACGGCGTATTTGAATCAACCATTCGTGAAGTGTGCGACATCATCCACCGTCACGGTGGGCAGGTATACATGGATGGTGCAAACATGAACGCTCAAGTTGGATTGACCAGCCCCGGCAACTGTGGTGCTGATGTTTGTCACTTGAACCTGCATAAGACGTTCTGCATTCCTCACGGTGGCGGCGGTCCCGGCATGGGGCCGATTGCGGTGGCTTCGCAACTGGCGCCGTTCTTACCAGAACACCCGGTCGAGCGGCCTGATACGGCGGGCGAGTTTGCCATTGGGCCAGTCTCGGCGGCACCCTACGGAAGCCCCAGTATCCTGACGATCAGCTATGTCTACATCGCGATGATGGGTGCGGCGGGATTAAAGCAGGCTACTCAGGTAGCGATCCTGAACGCGAACTACATGGCTAAGCGATTGAGCGACCACTACGACATCCTTTACACCGATGCCAATGGACGTGTGGCGCACGAGTTCATCGTTGATTGTCGAGCTTTTGAAAAATCAGCGGACGTCAAAATCGAAGACATTGCTAAACGATTGATGGACTATGGTTTTCACGGTCCCACAATGTCATGGCCCGTGCCGGGGACATTGATGATCGAGCCGACTGAGAGCGAATCGAAAGACGAGTTGGATCGGTTTTGCGACGCCATGATCGCAATTCGAAAAGAGATCGCCGCGATTGAAGCTGGCGAGATGGACCGCCAGGACAATCCGCTGAAGAATTCACCGCACACGATGGGTGAAGTTGGTAGCGACAATTGGAGTCACCCTTACACTCGCGAGCAGGCCGCTTGGCCAATGAAGTGGTTGCGTGATGCGAAGTTCTGGCCCACGGTCGGGCGGATCGACAACACTTATGGCGATCGTAATTTGGTGTGCTCTTGCCCACCGATGGAAAACTACGGCGAGTAG
- a CDS encoding cytochrome P450, with amino-acid sequence MTSLSLRLPSGPRGKLRNTWRVLKSPRHFFQDCVAKYGDPFTMNAINGKVVVTGRPELIEQIFRADPDTFSVFASEGLKPILGAGSLLMMEGPDHRAERKRVAPPLHGDRMRVYGETMKRIAEQAIRKREDGQPFTGLQLGTEISLDVILQTVFGADSEDLLQEFRVCTRAALDRSWPVLFFSPKMQFGFAGLSPMDRLRNAQQQLRGALKRELDRRGSTIADREDILSILARPTEDEPHLDFEHLADSVGTLLFAGHETTAVSVAWALYHLHRNPGWLDQLRVEIDASDGSPLTYSKMPLLMGVVQETLRLNPIVTEVLRTLRRPFSLGDYHLPVGHSVAAAACLAHYDETVFVNPNEFDPSRFVDQTYSPSQYFPFGGGNRRCVGAAFATFELAIVLGTILRSHELELLDQGDVVSTRRNITMGPSTGVNLRVIQRRGVDRV; translated from the coding sequence ATGACATCTCTATCGCTTCGCCTGCCTTCGGGGCCTCGTGGAAAGCTTCGCAATACTTGGCGCGTGCTGAAAAGCCCTCGGCATTTTTTCCAGGATTGTGTCGCGAAGTATGGTGACCCGTTCACGATGAACGCGATCAACGGAAAGGTTGTCGTGACGGGGCGGCCAGAATTGATTGAACAAATTTTCCGAGCCGATCCTGATACGTTTTCTGTCTTCGCCAGCGAGGGTCTCAAGCCGATCTTGGGGGCTGGGTCGCTGCTGATGATGGAAGGCCCGGATCATCGCGCCGAGCGCAAGCGTGTCGCGCCGCCTTTGCATGGTGATCGCATGAGGGTCTACGGCGAGACGATGAAGAGGATCGCCGAACAAGCGATTAGGAAACGCGAAGACGGCCAGCCTTTCACGGGGCTACAGTTGGGAACCGAGATTTCTCTCGATGTGATTTTGCAGACTGTTTTTGGTGCCGATTCAGAAGACCTTCTGCAAGAGTTTCGTGTCTGCACGCGAGCGGCATTGGATCGTTCTTGGCCGGTTCTGTTCTTTTCGCCCAAGATGCAGTTCGGCTTTGCCGGACTTAGTCCCATGGATCGGTTGCGAAATGCGCAGCAACAGCTTCGCGGTGCATTGAAACGAGAACTCGACCGTCGAGGATCAACGATTGCTGATCGAGAAGACATCTTGTCGATCCTTGCTCGACCGACGGAAGACGAGCCCCACCTGGATTTCGAACACTTGGCTGACTCGGTGGGAACTCTTTTGTTTGCCGGCCACGAAACGACTGCGGTATCGGTTGCTTGGGCTTTGTACCATTTGCACCGCAATCCCGGTTGGCTTGATCAATTGCGAGTCGAGATTGACGCCAGTGATGGATCGCCTCTGACTTATTCGAAGATGCCCCTGCTGATGGGAGTCGTCCAAGAAACGTTGCGACTCAACCCGATTGTTACCGAGGTCTTGCGAACGTTGCGTCGACCATTCTCATTGGGCGACTATCATCTTCCCGTGGGTCACTCGGTGGCAGCCGCCGCTTGTTTGGCACACTACGACGAAACCGTGTTCGTGAATCCGAATGAATTTGACCCTTCGCGATTCGTCGACCAGACGTATTCGCCGTCTCAGTACTTTCCGTTTGGCGGTGGCAATCGCCGATGTGTGGGCGCCGCGTTTGCTACTTTCGAGTTGGCAATTGTGTTGGGAACGATCTTGCGTTCGCATGAGCTTGAATTGCTCGACCAAGGCGACGTAGTATCGACGCGTCGGAACATCACAATGGGGCCCTCCACCGGCGTGAACCTGAGGGTGATCCAACGGCGGGGCGTCGATCGGGTATGA
- a CDS encoding class I SAM-dependent methyltransferase produces the protein MQSNTPAPADAFAFGKNWSRFLQTLNDDRIQSAESSLKELVGRDDWSGLRFLDAGSGSGLFSLAAHRMGAIVTSFDVDDDSVGCTNEIKRRYAPESGQWRVHQGSLRDKPFMESLGTFDVVYCWGVAHHTGDMWTAIDHLTERVADQGTLVIAIYNDQLYVSRIWSGVKQIYQRLPVVLRPVFAALVGGLEFVKRLMVTLAACLLRLLMLRNPLVPIFNWIGDTKTRGMHGWYDLVDWVGGWPFEVAKPEEIFRFMRDRGFVLTEMTTACGGHGCNEFVFTRR, from the coding sequence ATGCAAAGCAACACCCCTGCTCCCGCGGATGCATTCGCCTTTGGAAAGAACTGGTCTCGTTTTTTGCAAACGCTCAACGACGATCGTATACAGTCCGCTGAATCGTCGCTGAAAGAACTGGTGGGACGGGACGACTGGTCCGGCTTGCGATTTTTGGACGCGGGAAGTGGAAGCGGCCTGTTTAGTCTGGCGGCTCATCGAATGGGTGCGATTGTTACTTCGTTTGATGTCGATGACGATTCGGTGGGCTGCACTAACGAGATCAAACGAAGGTACGCGCCGGAATCGGGCCAGTGGCGAGTCCATCAGGGTTCGCTGCGAGACAAGCCGTTCATGGAATCATTGGGGACCTTCGATGTCGTTTACTGCTGGGGCGTTGCCCACCACACCGGCGACATGTGGACGGCGATCGACCATTTAACTGAGCGTGTTGCCGACCAAGGAACCTTGGTGATCGCTATCTACAACGATCAACTCTATGTGTCTCGGATATGGTCGGGCGTCAAGCAGATCTATCAAAGGCTGCCCGTAGTCCTGAGGCCTGTTTTTGCGGCGTTGGTGGGAGGCCTAGAATTTGTAAAGCGATTGATGGTGACCTTGGCCGCCTGCCTGCTGCGATTATTGATGCTGCGAAATCCGTTAGTGCCGATCTTCAATTGGATCGGTGACACGAAGACTCGCGGCATGCATGGATGGTACGACTTGGTTGATTGGGTCGGCGGATGGCCGTTCGAGGTTGCTAAACCCGAAGAGATCTTTCGGTTCATGCGAGACCGAGGTTTTGTGCTAACCGAAATGACGACCGCATGCGGAGGCCATGGTTGCAACGAGTTTGTATTTACTCGTCGTTGA
- a CDS encoding OmpA/MotB family protein, translating into MNCLLNHRCITTLAAFATLIVAGCSQNPYFASQAGAPWGAPNQAQVSMGEARISELSRRVQLLDDDNRQLQTQLAQSEQQTQVYRDESELLRRQLADMSSQVQSNAIAAREAESKVRGIQASTQIRGNAAITPNTNLSQMASRLNLGGIPVQQDGEVIRIVVPSDQLFQPGSGQLHPQASSTLDPIAAQLRSLFPRNRIGIEGYTDNGPLYGGAVSSSHQLTAAQTAAVLDLLTRRSGMPADQLFTVAQGSNNPRQSNQTAAGRSANRRIELVIYPENF; encoded by the coding sequence ATGAACTGCTTACTCAACCACCGCTGCATCACCACGCTCGCCGCCTTCGCGACGCTGATCGTTGCTGGATGTAGCCAGAACCCGTACTTTGCCAGTCAAGCAGGTGCCCCTTGGGGCGCTCCCAACCAGGCCCAGGTATCGATGGGCGAAGCGAGGATCTCTGAACTGAGCCGACGTGTGCAGTTACTCGACGATGATAATCGCCAATTGCAAACTCAACTTGCCCAAAGTGAGCAACAAACCCAGGTCTATCGGGACGAGTCGGAATTGCTACGACGTCAACTCGCTGACATGTCCAGCCAGGTTCAATCCAATGCAATCGCGGCCCGTGAAGCTGAGTCCAAAGTACGTGGCATTCAAGCGAGCACGCAAATACGGGGCAATGCTGCGATCACCCCCAACACGAACTTGTCTCAAATGGCGAGCCGCTTGAATCTAGGCGGCATCCCTGTCCAGCAAGACGGCGAAGTGATCCGCATCGTCGTTCCCTCGGACCAACTCTTCCAGCCCGGATCGGGACAACTTCATCCTCAAGCCTCTTCCACGCTTGATCCGATCGCGGCTCAACTACGAAGCCTGTTTCCACGAAACCGTATTGGCATCGAAGGCTACACCGATAACGGACCTCTTTATGGCGGCGCGGTTTCCTCAAGTCATCAGCTCACCGCGGCGCAAACGGCCGCAGTCCTTGACTTGCTAACGCGCCGGTCGGGAATGCCCGCCGATCAATTGTTCACGGTGGCGCAAGGTTCCAATAATCCTCGGCAAAGCAACCAAACTGCTGCAGGCCGGTCCGCCAATCGACGGATCGAACTGGTTATTTATCCCGAAAACTTCTAG